One window of Plasmodium relictum strain SGS1 genome assembly, chromosome: 14 genomic DNA carries:
- a CDS encoding sphingomyelin phosphodiesterase, putative produces MISLETLRKDKLTIMSYNIQMLSIPFSIHLNSWMRRNAIIEYISALDDLYNIDILVLNEVFTKKIFELLTSGEMKKRFPYHTNVVGKSYKSNSCYNADVLYDKEKDTSLSSSDLSKNEETTSFLTPNVRDNMIKIQEKLIKNKNNKNEKEIYDNINLSNFDTITGNAKFYQLFNGGVIVLSKHKILQKHALIYSCSKFPDIFCSKGAIYLKCHVKNKIINVIATHLQAGDKIEHQNSRLQQLSELCKWVYEGIPSNFIKKYEPLFFVGDLNIRYDVDKLFLEKVLSKHFLNSYITKESLETTFDTFLNDYCRYIENDYTYKYKHTLDYILVSNDSDIKVIVPQTAIQDNFRSLFFIKFFLGFIPYKTTYIHHPSDHFPIYATFKI; encoded by the coding sequence atgaTTTCATTAGAAACATTAagaaaagataaattaaCTATCATGTCATATAATATTCAAATGTTATCTATTCCTTTTAGTATACATTTAAACAGTTGGATGAGAAGAAATGCAATAATTGAATATATCAGTGCCCTTgatgatttatataatattgatATATTAGTACTAAATGAAGTTTTTACAAAGAAgatttttgaattattaacAAGTGGAGAAATGAAAAAGAGATTTCCATATCATACAAATGTAGTAGGAAAAAGTTATAAAAGCAATTCGTGTTATAATGCTGATGTTTTATATGACAAAGAAAAAGATACGTCTTTAAGTTCAAGTGATTTAAGTAAGAATGAAGAAACCACTTCCTTTTTAACGCCAAATGTAAGAGATAATATGATAAAGATACAAGAAAaactaattaaaaataagaataataaaaatgaaaaagaaatttatgataatataaatctCTCAAATTTTGATACTATCACTGGGAATGCTAAATTTTATCAGCTTTTCAATGGGGGTGTAATAGTTTTATCAAAACacaaaattttacaaaaacaTGCATTAATATATTCCTGTAGCAAATTTCCTGATATATTTTGCTCAAAGGGAgctatatatttaaaatgtcatgtaaaaaataaaataattaatgttATAGCAACTCATTTACAAGCTGGTGATAAAATAGAACATCAAAATTCTAGACTACAGCAGTTGAGTGAATTATGTAAATGGGTTTACGAGGGTATTCCaagtaattttattaagaaatatgaacctttattttttgttggTGACCTTAATATCAGATATGATgttgataaattatttttagaaaaagttttatcaaaacattttttaaatagttaTATTACAAAAGAATCATTAGAAACAACTTTTGATACCTTCTTAAATGATTATTGTAGatatatagaaaatgattacacttataaatataaacataCATTAGATTATATATTAGTTTCTAATGATTCTGATATTAAAGTTATTGTTCCCCAAACAGCTATTCAAGATAATTTTAGATCCTtgtttttcataaaattctttttggGATTTATACCTTATAAAACTACATATATACATCACCCTAGTGATCATTTTCCTATATATGcaacatttaaaatttaa